One stretch of Phocoena phocoena chromosome 10, mPhoPho1.1, whole genome shotgun sequence DNA includes these proteins:
- the LOC136128787 gene encoding twinfilin-2 isoform X4 — MAHQTGIHATEELKEFFAKARAGSVRLIKVVIEDEQLVLGASRELVGCWDQDYDGAVLPLLDAQQPCYLLYRLDTQNAQGFEWLFLAWSPDNSPVRLKMLYAATRATVKKEFGGGHIKDELFGTVKDDLSFAGYQKHLSSCAAPAPLTSAERELQQIRINEVKTEISVESKHQTLQGLAFPLQPQAQRALQQLRQKTVNYIQLKLDLERETIELVHTEPTDVAQLPSRVPRDAARYHFFLYKHTHEGDPLESVVFIYSMPGYKCSIKERMLYSSCKSRLLDSVEQDFQLEIAKKIEIGDGAELTASFLYDEVHPKQHAFKQAFAKPKGPGGKRGHKRLIRGPGENGDDS, encoded by the exons ATGGCGCACCAGACCGGCATCCACG CTACCGAGGAGCTGAAGGAGTTCTTTGCCAAGGCGCGGGCTGGTTCTGTGCGGCTCATCAAAGTCGTCATTGAGGACG AGCAGCTCGTGCTGGGTGCCTCGAGGGAGCTGGTGGGCTGCTGGGACCAGGACTATGATGGGGCCGTGCTGCCGCTGCTGGATGCCCAGCAGCCTTGCTACCTGCTCTACCGCTTGGACACGCAGAACGCCCAGGGCTTCGAGTGGCTCTTCCTCGCCTGGTCACCTGATAATTCCCCT GTGCGGCTGAAGATGCTGTATGCAGCCACACGGGCCACAGTGAAGAAGGAGTTTGGGGGCGGCCACATCAAGGATGAGCTCTTCGGAACTGTGAAG GATGACCTCTCCTTTGCTGGGTACCAGAAGCACCTGTCATCCTGTGCGGCACCCGCCCCGCTGACCTCGGCCGAGAGAGAACTTCAGCAGATCCGTATTAACGAG GTGAAGACAGAGATCAGTGTGGAGAGCAAACACCAGACCCTGCAGGGCCTGGCCTTCCCTCTGCAGCCTCAGGCCCAGCGGGCACTTCAGCAGCTCAGACAGAAGACAGTCAACTACATCCAGCTG AAGCTGGACCTGGAGCGGGAGACCATCGAACTGGTGCACACAGAGCCAACGGACGTGGCACAGCTGCCATCACGGGTGCCCCGAGATGCCGCCCGCTACCACTTCTTCCTCTACAAGCACACCCATGAGGGTGACCCCCTGGAGTCTGTGG TGTTCATCTACTCGATGCCTGGCTACAAGTGCAGCATCAAGGAGCGCATGCTCTACTCCAGCTGCAAGAGCCGCCTCCTCGATTCCGTGGAGCAGGACTTCCAGCTGGAGATCGCCAAGAAG ATTGAGATTGGCGACGGGGCGGAGCTGACGGCCAGCTTCCTCTATGACGAGGTGCACCCCAAGCAGCACGCCTTCAAGCAGGCCTTCGCCAAGCCCAAGGGCCCCGGGGGCAAGCGGGGCCACAAGCGCCTCATCCGTGGCCCCGGCGAGAATGGGGACGACAGCTAG
- the LOC136128787 gene encoding toll-like receptor 9 isoform X1, which produces MAHQTGIHATEELKEFFAKARAGSVRLIKVVIEDEQLVLGASRELVGCWDQDYDGAVLPLLDAQQPCYLLYRLDTQNAQGFEWLFLAWSPDNSPVRLKMLYAATRATVKKEFGGGHIKDELFGTVKDDLSFAGYQKHLSSCAAPAPLTSAERELQQIRINEVKTEISVESKHQTLQGLAFPLQPQAQRALQQLRQKTVNYIQLKLDLERETIELVHTEPTDVAQLPSRVPRDAARYHFFLYKHTHEGDPLESVVFIYSMPGYKCSIKERMLYSSCKSRLLDSVEQDFQLEIAKKGPCRARHPLSLLVQAVALAAALAQGTLPAFLPCELQPHGLVNCNWLFLKSVPHFSAVAPRANVTSLSLLSNRIHHLHDSDFAHLSSLRILNLKWNCPPAGLSPMHFPCHMTIEPNTFLAVPTLEELHLSYNGITSVPALPRSLVSLSLSHTNILVLDPTHFAGLHALRFLYMDGNCYYKNPCHRTLEVAPGALLGLGNLTHLSLKYNNLTEVPRLLPPSLETLLLSYNHIVTLAPEDLANLTALRVLDVGGNCRRCDHARNPCMECPKHFPKLHPDTFGHLSRLEGLVLKDSSLYSLDNRWFRGLGRLQVLDLSENFLYDCITKTTAFRGLARLRSLNLSFNYHKKVSFAHLHLAPSFRGLLSLKELDMHGIFFRSLSETTLQPLTRLPMLQILRLQMNFINQAQLSIFGAFPGLLYVDLSDNRISGAARPAATLGEVDSGPKIWLPSRDLAPGPLDTLSLEDFMLSCKNFSFTLDLSRNNLVSIQPEMFARLSRLQCLRLSHNSISQAVNGSQFVPLTSLRVLDLSHNKLDLYHGSSFTELPRLEALDLSYNSQPFSMQGVGHNLSFVAQLRSLRYLSLAHNDIRSRVSQQLCSASLQALDFSGNALSQMWAEGDLYLRFFQGLRSLVLLDLSQNRLHTLLPCTLDNLPKSLKLLRLRDNNLGFFNWSSLALLPQLETLDLAGNQLKALSNGSLPSGTRLRKLDLSGNSIGFVTPGFFVLAKRLEELNLSANALKTVEPSWFGSLAGTLKILDVSTNPLHCACGAAFVDFLLKVQAAVPGLPSRVKCGSPRQLQGRSIFAQDLRLCLDEALSWDCFGLSLMVVALGLAVPMLHHLCGWDLWYCFHLCLAWLPRWGQRRGADALFYDAFVVFDKAQSAVADWVYNELRVQLEERRGRRALRLCLEERDWLPGKTLFENLWASVYSSRKTLFVLAHTDRVSGLLRASFLLAQQRLLEDRKDVVVLVILRPEAYRSRYVRLRQRLCRQSVLLWPHQPSGQGSFWAQLGTALTRDNRHFYNRNFCRGPTTAE; this is translated from the exons ATGGCGCACCAGACCGGCATCCACG CTACCGAGGAGCTGAAGGAGTTCTTTGCCAAGGCGCGGGCTGGTTCTGTGCGGCTCATCAAAGTCGTCATTGAGGACG AGCAGCTCGTGCTGGGTGCCTCGAGGGAGCTGGTGGGCTGCTGGGACCAGGACTATGATGGGGCCGTGCTGCCGCTGCTGGATGCCCAGCAGCCTTGCTACCTGCTCTACCGCTTGGACACGCAGAACGCCCAGGGCTTCGAGTGGCTCTTCCTCGCCTGGTCACCTGATAATTCCCCT GTGCGGCTGAAGATGCTGTATGCAGCCACACGGGCCACAGTGAAGAAGGAGTTTGGGGGCGGCCACATCAAGGATGAGCTCTTCGGAACTGTGAAG GATGACCTCTCCTTTGCTGGGTACCAGAAGCACCTGTCATCCTGTGCGGCACCCGCCCCGCTGACCTCGGCCGAGAGAGAACTTCAGCAGATCCGTATTAACGAG GTGAAGACAGAGATCAGTGTGGAGAGCAAACACCAGACCCTGCAGGGCCTGGCCTTCCCTCTGCAGCCTCAGGCCCAGCGGGCACTTCAGCAGCTCAGACAGAAGACAGTCAACTACATCCAGCTG AAGCTGGACCTGGAGCGGGAGACCATCGAACTGGTGCACACAGAGCCAACGGACGTGGCACAGCTGCCATCACGGGTGCCCCGAGATGCCGCCCGCTACCACTTCTTCCTCTACAAGCACACCCATGAGGGTGACCCCCTGGAGTCTGTGG TGTTCATCTACTCGATGCCTGGCTACAAGTGCAGCATCAAGGAGCGCATGCTCTACTCCAGCTGCAAGAGCCGCCTCCTCGATTCCGTGGAGCAGGACTTCCAGCTGGAGATCGCCAAGAAG GGCCCCTGCCGTGCCCGGCACCCCCTTTCTCTCCTGGTGCAGGCGGTGGCACTGGCTGCAGCCCTGGCCCAGGGCACCCTGCCTGCTTTCCTGCCCTGTGAACTCCAGCCCCACGGCCTGGTGAACTGCAACTGGTTGTTCCTGAAGTCCGTGCCACACTTCTCGGCTGTGGCGCCCCGGGCCAATGTCACCAGCCTCTCTTTGCTTTCCAACCGCATCCACCACCTGCATGACTCCGACTTCGCCCACCTGTCCAGCCTGCGGATCCTCAACCTCAAGTGGAACTGCCCGCCGGCCGGCCTCAGCCCCATGCACTTCCCCTGCCACATGACCATCGAGCCCAACACCTTCCTGGCCGTGCCCACCCTCGAGGAGCTGCACCTGAGCTACAACGGCATCACGTCCGTGCCCGCCCTGCCCAGGTCCCTCGTGTCCCTGTCGCTGAGCCACACTAACATCCTGGTGCTAGACCCCACCCACTTCGCCGGCCTACACGCCCTGCGCTTTCTGTACATGGACGGCAACTGCTATTACAAGAACCCCTGCCACCGGACACTGGAGGTGGCCCCGGGCGCCCTCCTTGGCCTGGGCAACCTCACGCACCTGTCGCTCAAGTACAACAACCTCACGGAGGTGCCCCGcctcctgccccccagcctgGAGACCCTGCTGTTGTCCTATAACCACATTGTCACCCTGGCGCCCGAGGACCTGGCCAATCTGACCGCCCTGCGCGTGCTGGACGTGGGTGGGAACTGCCGCCGCTGTGACCATGCCCGCAACCCCTGCATGGAGTGTCCGAAGCACTTCCCCAAGCTGCACCCCGACACCTTCGGCCACCTGAGCCGCCTCGAAGGCCTGGTGTTGAAGGACAGTTCTCTCTACAGCCTGGACAACAGATGGTTCCGTGGCCTGGGCAGGCTCCAAGTGCTAGACCTGAGTGAGAACTTCCTCTATGACTGCATCACCAAGACCACGGCCTTCCGGGGCCTGGCCCGGCTGCGCAGCCTCAACCTGTCCTTCAATTACCACAAGAAGGTGTCCTTCGCCCACCTGCACCTGGCGCCCTCCTTCAGGGGCCTGCTCTCCCTGAAGGAGCTGGACATGCACGGCATCTTCTTCCGCTCGCTCAGCGAGACCACGCTTCAGCCGCTGACACGCCTGCCCATGCTACAGATTCTGCGTCTGCAGATGAACTTCATCAACCAGGCCCAGCTCAGCATCTTCGGGGCCTTCCCGGGCCTGCTCTACGTGGACCTGTCGGACAACCGCATCAGTGGAGCTGCAAGGCCGGCAGCCACCTTGGGGGAGGTGGACAGTGGGCCGAAGATCTGGCTGCCGTCCAGGGACCTCGCTCCAGGCCCACTGGACACTCTCAGTTTGGAGGACTTCATGCTAAGCTGCAAGAACTTCAGCTTCACCTTGGACCTGTCACGGAACAACCTGGTGTCGATCCAGCCAGAGATGTTTGCCCGCCTCTCGCGCCTCCAGTGCCTGCGCCTGAGCCACAACAGCATCTCGCAGGCGGTCAACGGCTCCCAGTTCGTGCCGCTGACCAGCCTGCGGGTGCTGGACCTGTCCCACAACAAGCTGGACCTGTACCACGGGAGCTCGTTCACGGAGCTGCCGCGACTGGAGGCGCTGGACCTCAGCTACAACAGCCAGCCTTTCAGCATGCAGGGCGTGGGCCACAATCTCAGCTTCGTGGCCCAGCTGCGCTCCCTGCGCTACCTCAGCCTGGCACACAACGACATCCGTAGCCGTGTGTCCCAGCAGCTCTGCAGCGCCTCGCTGCAGGCCCTGGATTTCAGTGGCAATGCCCTGAGCCAGATGTGGGCTGAGGGAGACCTCTATCTCCGCTTCTTCCAAGGCCTGAGAAGCCTGGTCCTGCTGGACCTGTCCCAGAACCGCCTGCATACCCTCCTGCCATGTACCCTGGACAACCTCCCCAAGAGCCTGAAGCTGCTGCGTCTCCGTGACAATAACCTGGGCTTCTTCAACTGGAGCAGCCTGGCCCTCCTGCCCCAGCTGGAAACACTGGACCTGGCGGGAAACCAGCTGAAGGCCCTGAGCAATGGCAGCCTGCCGTCTGGTACCCGGCTCCGGAAGTTGGACCTCAGCGGCAACAGCATTGGCTTCGTGACCCCCGGCTTCTTTGTGCTCGCCAAGCGGCTGGAAGAGCTCAACCTCAGTGCCAACGCCCTCAAGACGGTGGAGCCCTCCTGGTTTGGCTCCCTAGCGGGCACCCTGAAAATCCTAGACGTGAGCACCAACCCGTTGCACTGCGCCTGTGGGGCGGCCTTCGTGGACTTCCTGCTGAAGGTGCAGGCTGCCGTGCCCGGGCTGCCCAGCCGAGTCAAGTGTGGCAGTCCGCGCCAGCTCCAGGGCCGCAGCATCTTCGCACAGGACCTGCGCCTCTGCCTGGACGAGGCCCTCTCCTGggactgttttggcctctccctgATGGTGGTGGCCCTGGGCCTGGCTGTGCCCATGCTGCACCACCTCTGTGGCTGGGACCTCTGGTACTGCTTCCACCTGTGCCTGGCCTGGCTGCCCCGGTGGGGGCAGCGGCGGGGCGCAGATGCCCTGTTCTACGATGCCTTCGTGGTCTTCGACAAGGCACAGAGCGCAGTGGCCGACTGGGTGTACAACGAGTTGCGGGTGCAGCTGGAGGAGCGCCGTGGGCGCCGGGCACTCCGCCTATGCCTGGAGGAGCGTGACTGGCTACCCGGCAAGACGCTCTTTGAGAACCTGTGGGCCTCGGTCTATAGCAGCCGCAAGACCTTGTTTGTGCTGGCCCACACGGACCGGGTCAGCGGCCTCTTGCGTGCCAGCTTCCTGCTGGCCCAGCAGCGCCTGCTGGAGGACCGCAAGGACGTCGTGGTGCTGGTGATCCTGCGCCCCGAAGCCTACCGCTCCCGCTACGTGCGGCTGCGCCAGCGCCTGTGCCGCCAGAGCGTCCTCCTTTGGCCCCACCAGCCCAGTGGCCAGGGCAGCTTCTGGGCCCAGCTGGGCACAGCCCTGACCAGGGACAACCGCCATTTCTACAACCGGAACTTCTGCCGGGGCCCCACGACAGCCGAATAG
- the LOC136128787 gene encoding twinfilin-2 isoform X3 has protein sequence MAHQTGIHATEELKEFFAKARAGSVRLIKVVIEDEQLVLGASRELVGCWDQDYDGAVLPLLDAQQPCYLLYRLDTQNAQGFEWLFLAWSPDNSPVRLKMLYAATRATVKKEFGGGHIKDELFGTVKDDLSFAGYQKHLSSCAAPAPLTSAERELQQIRINEVGVKTEISVESKHQTLQGLAFPLQPQAQRALQQLRQKTVNYIQLKLDLERETIELVHTEPTDVAQLPSRVPRDAARYHFFLYKHTHEGDPLESVVFIYSMPGYKCSIKERMLYSSCKSRLLDSVEQDFQLEIAKKIEIGDGAELTASFLYDEVHPKQHAFKQAFAKPKGPGGKRGHKRLIRGPGENGDDS, from the exons ATGGCGCACCAGACCGGCATCCACG CTACCGAGGAGCTGAAGGAGTTCTTTGCCAAGGCGCGGGCTGGTTCTGTGCGGCTCATCAAAGTCGTCATTGAGGACG AGCAGCTCGTGCTGGGTGCCTCGAGGGAGCTGGTGGGCTGCTGGGACCAGGACTATGATGGGGCCGTGCTGCCGCTGCTGGATGCCCAGCAGCCTTGCTACCTGCTCTACCGCTTGGACACGCAGAACGCCCAGGGCTTCGAGTGGCTCTTCCTCGCCTGGTCACCTGATAATTCCCCT GTGCGGCTGAAGATGCTGTATGCAGCCACACGGGCCACAGTGAAGAAGGAGTTTGGGGGCGGCCACATCAAGGATGAGCTCTTCGGAACTGTGAAG GATGACCTCTCCTTTGCTGGGTACCAGAAGCACCTGTCATCCTGTGCGGCACCCGCCCCGCTGACCTCGGCCGAGAGAGAACTTCAGCAGATCCGTATTAACGAGGTGGGT GTGAAGACAGAGATCAGTGTGGAGAGCAAACACCAGACCCTGCAGGGCCTGGCCTTCCCTCTGCAGCCTCAGGCCCAGCGGGCACTTCAGCAGCTCAGACAGAAGACAGTCAACTACATCCAGCTG AAGCTGGACCTGGAGCGGGAGACCATCGAACTGGTGCACACAGAGCCAACGGACGTGGCACAGCTGCCATCACGGGTGCCCCGAGATGCCGCCCGCTACCACTTCTTCCTCTACAAGCACACCCATGAGGGTGACCCCCTGGAGTCTGTGG TGTTCATCTACTCGATGCCTGGCTACAAGTGCAGCATCAAGGAGCGCATGCTCTACTCCAGCTGCAAGAGCCGCCTCCTCGATTCCGTGGAGCAGGACTTCCAGCTGGAGATCGCCAAGAAG ATTGAGATTGGCGACGGGGCGGAGCTGACGGCCAGCTTCCTCTATGACGAGGTGCACCCCAAGCAGCACGCCTTCAAGCAGGCCTTCGCCAAGCCCAAGGGCCCCGGGGGCAAGCGGGGCCACAAGCGCCTCATCCGTGGCCCCGGCGAGAATGGGGACGACAGCTAG
- the LOC136128787 gene encoding toll-like receptor 9 isoform X2, with amino-acid sequence MRSILPCSCCLVCQPDPLEKPPFPVMGPCRARHPLSLLVQAVALAAALAQGTLPAFLPCELQPHGLVNCNWLFLKSVPHFSAVAPRANVTSLSLLSNRIHHLHDSDFAHLSSLRILNLKWNCPPAGLSPMHFPCHMTIEPNTFLAVPTLEELHLSYNGITSVPALPRSLVSLSLSHTNILVLDPTHFAGLHALRFLYMDGNCYYKNPCHRTLEVAPGALLGLGNLTHLSLKYNNLTEVPRLLPPSLETLLLSYNHIVTLAPEDLANLTALRVLDVGGNCRRCDHARNPCMECPKHFPKLHPDTFGHLSRLEGLVLKDSSLYSLDNRWFRGLGRLQVLDLSENFLYDCITKTTAFRGLARLRSLNLSFNYHKKVSFAHLHLAPSFRGLLSLKELDMHGIFFRSLSETTLQPLTRLPMLQILRLQMNFINQAQLSIFGAFPGLLYVDLSDNRISGAARPAATLGEVDSGPKIWLPSRDLAPGPLDTLSLEDFMLSCKNFSFTLDLSRNNLVSIQPEMFARLSRLQCLRLSHNSISQAVNGSQFVPLTSLRVLDLSHNKLDLYHGSSFTELPRLEALDLSYNSQPFSMQGVGHNLSFVAQLRSLRYLSLAHNDIRSRVSQQLCSASLQALDFSGNALSQMWAEGDLYLRFFQGLRSLVLLDLSQNRLHTLLPCTLDNLPKSLKLLRLRDNNLGFFNWSSLALLPQLETLDLAGNQLKALSNGSLPSGTRLRKLDLSGNSIGFVTPGFFVLAKRLEELNLSANALKTVEPSWFGSLAGTLKILDVSTNPLHCACGAAFVDFLLKVQAAVPGLPSRVKCGSPRQLQGRSIFAQDLRLCLDEALSWDCFGLSLMVVALGLAVPMLHHLCGWDLWYCFHLCLAWLPRWGQRRGADALFYDAFVVFDKAQSAVADWVYNELRVQLEERRGRRALRLCLEERDWLPGKTLFENLWASVYSSRKTLFVLAHTDRVSGLLRASFLLAQQRLLEDRKDVVVLVILRPEAYRSRYVRLRQRLCRQSVLLWPHQPSGQGSFWAQLGTALTRDNRHFYNRNFCRGPTTAE; translated from the exons ATGCGAAGCATCCTTCCCTGCAGCTGCTGCCTAGTCTGCCAGCCAGACCCTCTGGAGAAGCCCCCATTCCCTGTCATG GGCCCCTGCCGTGCCCGGCACCCCCTTTCTCTCCTGGTGCAGGCGGTGGCACTGGCTGCAGCCCTGGCCCAGGGCACCCTGCCTGCTTTCCTGCCCTGTGAACTCCAGCCCCACGGCCTGGTGAACTGCAACTGGTTGTTCCTGAAGTCCGTGCCACACTTCTCGGCTGTGGCGCCCCGGGCCAATGTCACCAGCCTCTCTTTGCTTTCCAACCGCATCCACCACCTGCATGACTCCGACTTCGCCCACCTGTCCAGCCTGCGGATCCTCAACCTCAAGTGGAACTGCCCGCCGGCCGGCCTCAGCCCCATGCACTTCCCCTGCCACATGACCATCGAGCCCAACACCTTCCTGGCCGTGCCCACCCTCGAGGAGCTGCACCTGAGCTACAACGGCATCACGTCCGTGCCCGCCCTGCCCAGGTCCCTCGTGTCCCTGTCGCTGAGCCACACTAACATCCTGGTGCTAGACCCCACCCACTTCGCCGGCCTACACGCCCTGCGCTTTCTGTACATGGACGGCAACTGCTATTACAAGAACCCCTGCCACCGGACACTGGAGGTGGCCCCGGGCGCCCTCCTTGGCCTGGGCAACCTCACGCACCTGTCGCTCAAGTACAACAACCTCACGGAGGTGCCCCGcctcctgccccccagcctgGAGACCCTGCTGTTGTCCTATAACCACATTGTCACCCTGGCGCCCGAGGACCTGGCCAATCTGACCGCCCTGCGCGTGCTGGACGTGGGTGGGAACTGCCGCCGCTGTGACCATGCCCGCAACCCCTGCATGGAGTGTCCGAAGCACTTCCCCAAGCTGCACCCCGACACCTTCGGCCACCTGAGCCGCCTCGAAGGCCTGGTGTTGAAGGACAGTTCTCTCTACAGCCTGGACAACAGATGGTTCCGTGGCCTGGGCAGGCTCCAAGTGCTAGACCTGAGTGAGAACTTCCTCTATGACTGCATCACCAAGACCACGGCCTTCCGGGGCCTGGCCCGGCTGCGCAGCCTCAACCTGTCCTTCAATTACCACAAGAAGGTGTCCTTCGCCCACCTGCACCTGGCGCCCTCCTTCAGGGGCCTGCTCTCCCTGAAGGAGCTGGACATGCACGGCATCTTCTTCCGCTCGCTCAGCGAGACCACGCTTCAGCCGCTGACACGCCTGCCCATGCTACAGATTCTGCGTCTGCAGATGAACTTCATCAACCAGGCCCAGCTCAGCATCTTCGGGGCCTTCCCGGGCCTGCTCTACGTGGACCTGTCGGACAACCGCATCAGTGGAGCTGCAAGGCCGGCAGCCACCTTGGGGGAGGTGGACAGTGGGCCGAAGATCTGGCTGCCGTCCAGGGACCTCGCTCCAGGCCCACTGGACACTCTCAGTTTGGAGGACTTCATGCTAAGCTGCAAGAACTTCAGCTTCACCTTGGACCTGTCACGGAACAACCTGGTGTCGATCCAGCCAGAGATGTTTGCCCGCCTCTCGCGCCTCCAGTGCCTGCGCCTGAGCCACAACAGCATCTCGCAGGCGGTCAACGGCTCCCAGTTCGTGCCGCTGACCAGCCTGCGGGTGCTGGACCTGTCCCACAACAAGCTGGACCTGTACCACGGGAGCTCGTTCACGGAGCTGCCGCGACTGGAGGCGCTGGACCTCAGCTACAACAGCCAGCCTTTCAGCATGCAGGGCGTGGGCCACAATCTCAGCTTCGTGGCCCAGCTGCGCTCCCTGCGCTACCTCAGCCTGGCACACAACGACATCCGTAGCCGTGTGTCCCAGCAGCTCTGCAGCGCCTCGCTGCAGGCCCTGGATTTCAGTGGCAATGCCCTGAGCCAGATGTGGGCTGAGGGAGACCTCTATCTCCGCTTCTTCCAAGGCCTGAGAAGCCTGGTCCTGCTGGACCTGTCCCAGAACCGCCTGCATACCCTCCTGCCATGTACCCTGGACAACCTCCCCAAGAGCCTGAAGCTGCTGCGTCTCCGTGACAATAACCTGGGCTTCTTCAACTGGAGCAGCCTGGCCCTCCTGCCCCAGCTGGAAACACTGGACCTGGCGGGAAACCAGCTGAAGGCCCTGAGCAATGGCAGCCTGCCGTCTGGTACCCGGCTCCGGAAGTTGGACCTCAGCGGCAACAGCATTGGCTTCGTGACCCCCGGCTTCTTTGTGCTCGCCAAGCGGCTGGAAGAGCTCAACCTCAGTGCCAACGCCCTCAAGACGGTGGAGCCCTCCTGGTTTGGCTCCCTAGCGGGCACCCTGAAAATCCTAGACGTGAGCACCAACCCGTTGCACTGCGCCTGTGGGGCGGCCTTCGTGGACTTCCTGCTGAAGGTGCAGGCTGCCGTGCCCGGGCTGCCCAGCCGAGTCAAGTGTGGCAGTCCGCGCCAGCTCCAGGGCCGCAGCATCTTCGCACAGGACCTGCGCCTCTGCCTGGACGAGGCCCTCTCCTGggactgttttggcctctccctgATGGTGGTGGCCCTGGGCCTGGCTGTGCCCATGCTGCACCACCTCTGTGGCTGGGACCTCTGGTACTGCTTCCACCTGTGCCTGGCCTGGCTGCCCCGGTGGGGGCAGCGGCGGGGCGCAGATGCCCTGTTCTACGATGCCTTCGTGGTCTTCGACAAGGCACAGAGCGCAGTGGCCGACTGGGTGTACAACGAGTTGCGGGTGCAGCTGGAGGAGCGCCGTGGGCGCCGGGCACTCCGCCTATGCCTGGAGGAGCGTGACTGGCTACCCGGCAAGACGCTCTTTGAGAACCTGTGGGCCTCGGTCTATAGCAGCCGCAAGACCTTGTTTGTGCTGGCCCACACGGACCGGGTCAGCGGCCTCTTGCGTGCCAGCTTCCTGCTGGCCCAGCAGCGCCTGCTGGAGGACCGCAAGGACGTCGTGGTGCTGGTGATCCTGCGCCCCGAAGCCTACCGCTCCCGCTACGTGCGGCTGCGCCAGCGCCTGTGCCGCCAGAGCGTCCTCCTTTGGCCCCACCAGCCCAGTGGCCAGGGCAGCTTCTGGGCCCAGCTGGGCACAGCCCTGACCAGGGACAACCGCCATTTCTACAACCGGAACTTCTGCCGGGGCCCCACGACAGCCGAATAG